From the genome of Candidatus Angelobacter sp.:
ACCGACGTCAGCACCGGTGCGTCCGGCACGAGCTTCCTCAATTCGTCCACCAGGAATTGCTCGCGCGCGCCTTTGCCCGTCGTGAAAGCGAGCCGAAACCCGGCGGCGGTCGCGACGCGATGAAATGCCGCCCAGTGACGGACCGGCCACTCCTTCTTGGACTGCCCGGCCGACAGATGACAAATGATTTTGTGTTCGGGCAGGATTTTTTCTGCGAACGCGCCCAACGCCGGGTCGGTATGGATTTGAATTTCCAACCCTGGGGACGGCGCAATGCCCCACGCCGACAAAATGTGCAACAACCGCAGCGCCTCGTGGCGATCGGTCGGCGCGGGGGCAACGCGCCGGGTGTAACAGAAACGGCGCCCGACAAAGCCTCCGGGATGAACCGGGCCAAGCCGCTCCCGCGCGCCGCAGAGCAGACTCAGCAACGCGCCCCGGTCATTCCCACCGAAGTCCACCGAACGGCCGAAACGTTCGCGGCGCAACGCGCGGAGGATCGGCCAGGTTTTGCTGAAACCGGCACGGCCGCGCCGACGTGGCATCGTCCAGACGCGCGTCAGCCACGATGACTGTTGCAGGATCGGCGCAACCTCCTCGGGCACGAGCACGTGCAACGCGCAGTCGGGCCAGCGCTCGCGGATCGCGCGCAACGCGGGAATCATGAGGACCGTGTCACCAAAGTATTTGAACTGAATCGCCAGAATTTTTAGCGGCCTCTCCATCAGCGTCGATTTTTCGCGGCGGCGCGCCTCAGGCCTGAAACTGGAGTTCGTAGAGTTTCTGATAAACGCCGCCGCGCCTGATCAGATCCGCATGTTTGCCCGTCTCCACGATCCGTCCCTGGTCGAGCACGACGATGAGGTCAGCCTTTTGCACGGTAGAAAGCCGGTGCGCGATACAGATCGTCGTGCGGCCGATCATCAACTCTTCCAGTGCCGCCTGCACCATTCGTTCGGATTCGGTATCAAGCGCGCTCATGGCCTCATCAAGCACAAGTATCGGCGCGTTCTTCAAAATGGCCCGGGCGATGGCCAGCCGCTGCCGCTGGCCGCCGGACAGCATTACTCCCTTCTCGCCAACGATGGCGTCGTAGCCCTTCTCTTTTTCCAAAATGAAGTCATGGGCAAAGGCGTGCCTGGCCGCCGCCTCGATTTCGGCATTGCTCGCGCCGGGCCGGCCAAGCTCGATGTTGTTGCGCACTGTGTCATTGAACAGGATGGTCTCCTGTGTCACGACGGCAATCTGGTCCCGCAGATCGTGCGTCGTCACGTCGCGGACGTCCACATCGCCGATGCGCACGGCGCCTTTTTGTGGATCGTAGAAACGAAGCAACAGATTGGTCAGCGTGGTTTTGCCCGAGCCGCTGGCGCCGACAAGAGCCACCATTTGCCCCGACTGAACCGTGAGTTTGATCCCTTGCAATACAAGCTTGTCAGCGTAGGAAAAATGAACGTCGTCGAAATGAATTAGCGCGCGCGCCGCCCGCAACGGCACAGGGCGTTCCGGTTCGAGGACGCTGTTCTTCATGTCGAGCAGCTCGAACACCCGCTGGCTGGCGGCGCGCGCCTGTTCCAACTGATTATGCA
Proteins encoded in this window:
- a CDS encoding glycosyltransferase family 9 protein codes for the protein MERPLKILAIQFKYFGDTVLMIPALRAIRERWPDCALHVLVPEEVAPILQQSSWLTRVWTMPRRRGRAGFSKTWPILRALRRERFGRSVDFGGNDRGALLSLLCGARERLGPVHPGGFVGRRFCYTRRVAPAPTDRHEALRLLHILSAWGIAPSPGLEIQIHTDPALGAFAEKILPEHKIICHLSAGQSKKEWPVRHWAAFHRVATAAGFRLAFTTGKGAREQFLVDELRKLVPDAPVLTSV